From the genome of Tachysurus vachellii isolate PV-2020 chromosome 2, HZAU_Pvac_v1, whole genome shotgun sequence, one region includes:
- the dctpp1 gene encoding glutamyl-tRNA(Gln) amidotransferase subunit B, mitochondrial, with translation MESKQNGSVPASETENKTNSLVHVQKHVHEEAEESFSFTPQPSLEDIRRMQAEFTDERDWNKFHQPRNLLLALVGEVGEVSELFQWRGEVKEGLPGWTEAERENLAQELSDVLIYLVELAEKCRVDLPQAVLRKMALNRLKYPASKVHGSAKKYTEYQD, from the coding sequence ATGGAAAGTAAACAAAACGGTTCTGTTCCTGCGAGTGAGACTGAAAACAAGACAAACAGCTTGGTCCATGTGCAGAAACACGTGCATGAGGAAGCAGAGGAGAGCTTCAGCTTCACCCCTCAGCCCAGTCTGGAGGACATACGCAGGATGCAGGCCGAGTTCACAGACGAAAGAGACTGGAATAAGTTCCACCAGCCTCGTAACCTGCTGCTCGCCCTTGTTGGGGAGGTAGGAGAGGTGTCTGAGCTGTTCCAGTGGCGTGGAGAGGTGAAGGAAGGGTTACCTGGGTGGActgaggctgagagagagaacttGGCTCAGGAGCTCAGCGACGTGCTTATTTACCTAGTGGAGCTGGCTGAGAAGTGTCGTGTGGACCTGCCACAAGCCGTACTGCGTAAGATGGCCCTCAACAGGCTCAAATACCCGGCCAGTAAAGTACACGGGTCTGCCAAGAAGTACACAGAGTATCAGGACTAA